The Pseudomonas syringae KCTC 12500 genome contains the following window.
AAGCGCCGCCACCGTGCTGACGGCCGTGGCGGTCTTTGCGCTGCTTGGTCGCGTACGCGCTCATGAAGAACCGCCCATAGAGCCCTCCGATACGCTTGAACTGGCGGGCGAAACCAAGTGAGTCCCTATGAAATACCAGGCGCAAAGCGGCATCCAGCCTTTGCAAAAGTGTTCGCGCCGGGTCATCTCACGTTCGGGTTGATCGCGCCGCTGGAGGGCTACCCCGACTCCGCAGCGCCGACCATGAAAGACCATCTGGCACTCGCCATTCAGGCCGACAAGGCCGGTTTCGCCGCGCTGTGGCTGCGCGACGTACCGCTTCTCGATCCGGGGTTTGGCGACGCCGGTCAAGTGTTCGACCCTTTTGTCTACGCCGCGCTGCTGTCTGCCGTCACCCGGCAAATCTGCATCGGCACGGCAGGTATCATATTGACGTTGCGCAATCCGCTGATGGTTGCCAAACAGGCGTGCAGCGTGGACGTGTTGCTTGAGGGGCGCTTCCTGCTGGGTTTGTCGACGGGGGACAGGCCCGGGGAATATCCCGCGTTCGGCGAGCAGTTCGACACCCGTGCAGAACGCTTCAGAGACGGCGTCGAACTGCTGCACGCGGTGACCGAGCAGTCTTTTCCAGTGTTCAGATCGCGCCATTACGGACAACTCAATGGCGCGCTGGATCTACTGCCGAAACCGGTTTTCGGGCGGCTGCCGATGCTTGCCATCGGCCGCTGTCAGCAGGACATCAAATGGCTGGCCAATCACATGGATGGCTGGATATGGCATCAGAGCGGCTTCGACACCTTGCCTGAAGTGATCAATCATTGGCGCAGTGCCAATGAGCAAAGGCACTTC
Protein-coding sequences here:
- a CDS encoding LLM class oxidoreductase; translation: MSPYEIPGAKRHPAFAKVFAPGHLTFGLIAPLEGYPDSAAPTMKDHLALAIQADKAGFAALWLRDVPLLDPGFGDAGQVFDPFVYAALLSAVTRQICIGTAGIILTLRNPLMVAKQACSVDVLLEGRFLLGLSTGDRPGEYPAFGEQFDTRAERFRDGVELLHAVTEQSFPVFRSRHYGQLNGALDLLPKPVFGRLPMLAIGRCQQDIKWLANHMDGWIWHQSGFDTLPEVINHWRSANEQRHFKPYGYATFFDLDENKDAPMKVGRGISTGRNALIALWQRQREQGVSHVALNLKPLRRPATEVLQELEEYVLPYFPTRRGDHA